One window from the genome of Paenibacillus azoreducens encodes:
- a CDS encoding carbohydrate-binding family 9-like protein, translating to MNLSGVPEPRIEYAPKHYICRRAEGPLVLDGRLDKPFWQAAPWTEEFVDIEGDLRPKPAKMTRVKMLWDEEYFYFGAELIEDQIWATLTERESVIFYDNDFEIFIDPDGDTHQYYEFEINALNTVWDLLLVKPYRDGGPPVNGWDISGLQTAVYIDGELNRPGAENRKWSVEVAIPWKILKECAAETRQPAPGEFWRVNFSRVEWQTEVKDGKYCKVINPETGKPYPEDNWVWSPMGIINMHYPELWGYVVFADGNGPDEFVLPQDERIKWELRKLYYRQRNYFERSGEFAKDAHLLLGEDEWSITPTIETTRSLFQITAPSSDGTALYCIREDGKLWKE from the coding sequence ATGAACCTGAGTGGAGTACCAGAACCTAGGATCGAATATGCACCAAAACATTATATTTGCCGGCGGGCGGAAGGGCCGCTCGTTTTGGACGGCCGTCTCGACAAGCCGTTCTGGCAGGCGGCGCCGTGGACGGAGGAGTTCGTGGACATCGAAGGCGATCTCCGCCCGAAGCCGGCCAAGATGACCCGCGTCAAGATGCTGTGGGATGAAGAATATTTTTATTTCGGAGCGGAGCTGATCGAAGACCAGATTTGGGCGACGCTGACGGAGCGGGAATCGGTCATTTTCTATGATAATGATTTTGAAATTTTTATTGATCCCGATGGCGATACGCATCAGTATTACGAGTTTGAGATCAATGCGCTGAATACGGTATGGGATTTGCTGCTCGTCAAGCCTTATCGCGACGGGGGCCCGCCGGTCAACGGCTGGGACATCAGCGGGCTGCAAACCGCGGTTTACATTGACGGCGAGCTTAATCGTCCCGGAGCGGAGAACCGGAAGTGGAGCGTAGAAGTCGCCATTCCTTGGAAGATTCTTAAGGAATGCGCGGCGGAAACGCGTCAGCCGGCGCCCGGCGAATTTTGGCGCGTCAATTTCTCCCGCGTTGAGTGGCAAACGGAAGTGAAGGACGGTAAGTACTGCAAGGTCATTAACCCCGAGACCGGCAAACCGTATCCGGAAGACAACTGGGTATGGTCGCCAATGGGCATTATCAATATGCATTATCCCGAACTGTGGGGGTACGTCGTGTTTGCTGACGGAAACGGACCGGATGAATTTGTCCTGCCGCAGGATGAGCGCATCAAATGGGAACTGCGCAAGCTGTATTACCGCCAGCGCAATTATTTTGAAAGAAGCGGCGAATTTGCGAAGGACGCCCATTTGCTGCTGGGTGAGGACGAGTGGAGCATCACGCCGACGATCGAAACGACGCGGAGCCTCTTCCAGATCACGGCTCCTTCATCGGACGGGACTGCATTATATTGTATCCGCGAAGACGGAAAACTGTGGAAGGAGTGA
- a CDS encoding alpha-L-fucosidase yields MQKWFEDAKLGIFIHYGIYAVDGVSESWSFYNGRIPYEQYMKQLDGFTASRFDADYWADLIEKSGAKYAVLTTKHHDGVALWDTQYSDLNVVKKTPARRDLIKEYAEAITKRGIRLGMYYSLIDWSHPDYPSVYEGGKVPEDLSQVNKYSSPVDGVQDEEKWKRFLEFNNNQLKEILTNYGQVDLLWFDGDWERSAEQWNLPEFKHYLKSFNPDLIINSRLQGHGDYKTPEQGLPITRPEGPWEFCTTINSSWGYVPTDNHYKSLNQIIRMFCDCISMGGNMLLDIGPKEDGTIDQRQVDILLGLGDWIHAHEEAVFGTEEGIMTRYYLGGSTLSKDKKTLYLFVYDDPKESVCLKGLCNPIQKITVLHSGKELTYDIHGGVPWFNIPGTTWIHLSPEDTHEQVTVLKLEFDEEVKMYGGSGAVVTHN; encoded by the coding sequence ATGCAAAAATGGTTTGAGGATGCAAAACTGGGCATTTTTATCCACTATGGGATTTACGCGGTTGACGGCGTTTCAGAATCATGGTCCTTTTACAACGGCAGAATTCCGTATGAGCAGTATATGAAACAATTGGACGGCTTTACCGCTTCCCGTTTCGATGCGGATTATTGGGCTGATCTGATCGAGAAATCCGGTGCCAAATACGCCGTGCTTACGACCAAACACCATGACGGCGTGGCGCTTTGGGATACGCAGTACAGCGATCTGAATGTCGTCAAGAAAACCCCGGCCCGGCGGGATCTGATTAAAGAATACGCTGAAGCGATCACGAAAAGAGGCATCCGGCTCGGGATGTATTACTCGCTGATCGACTGGTCTCATCCGGATTATCCGAGCGTCTACGAAGGCGGCAAGGTACCGGAGGATCTGAGCCAGGTCAATAAATATTCGAGTCCGGTGGACGGGGTCCAGGATGAAGAGAAATGGAAGAGATTTTTGGAGTTTAACAATAACCAGCTGAAAGAAATTTTGACGAATTACGGCCAAGTCGATCTGCTGTGGTTTGACGGGGACTGGGAGCGGAGCGCCGAGCAGTGGAATTTGCCGGAGTTCAAACATTATCTGAAGTCCTTTAACCCGGATTTGATTATCAATTCGCGTCTTCAAGGTCATGGAGACTACAAAACGCCGGAACAGGGCCTGCCGATCACGAGACCGGAAGGTCCATGGGAGTTCTGTACCACGATTAACAGCTCCTGGGGATATGTGCCGACGGATAATCACTATAAATCGCTGAATCAGATCATTCGCATGTTCTGTGACTGTATCTCGATGGGCGGGAATATGCTGCTGGACATCGGACCGAAAGAAGACGGAACTATCGACCAAAGACAAGTAGATATTTTGCTTGGTCTTGGCGATTGGATTCACGCACATGAAGAGGCCGTTTTCGGCACGGAAGAAGGCATCATGACGCGTTATTACCTCGGGGGAAGTACGCTCTCCAAGGATAAGAAGACGCTGTATCTGTTTGTTTATGACGATCCGAAGGAAAGCGTGTGCTTGAAGGGGCTTTGCAATCCGATTCAGAAAATTACGGTGCTGCATTCGGGCAAAGAGTTGACGTATGATATTCATGGGGGTGTTCCTTGGTTTAATATTCCAGGGACGACATGGATTCATCTGTCGCCTGAAGATACGCATGAGCAGGTGACGGTGCTTAAGCTGGAATTTGATGAGGAAGTGAAGATGTACGGGGGTTCCGGCGCTGTCGTTACGCATAACTAG
- a CDS encoding alpha-L-fucosidase — protein MSENKLPEDEFESVVEQGVHNYSSEEQWVKPEDPLLLERLEWFKDQKLGLMMHWGPYSQLGLVESWALSDVDEEWSRNEIDWDIDAEELKRQYFDLNKTFNPLRFQPELWADLAAENGFKYLNFTTKHHDGFCMWDTRTTDYRITGPDCPFHTHKYADITKQLFNAFRAKGLGISAYFSKADWHTPYYWAPGMRPGTTTSRGPTYDPKEYPWLWEQFVQFTHEQIMELMTNYGRIDVLWLDAGWVNDYRDQNIRLGEVVDKARKIQPWLLSADRTVGGPYENLITPEQTLPERALHVPWESCITMGSAFSFRYEDNYKSVRQLIHLLVEIVAKGGNLALNVGPQPDGRISKTAISRIQGMGEWLKVHGEAIYGTRICEPYSLENIQFTQKDGKIYAFYLYKDENESVPEEILLPLHADFSRIDLVGGRSELECRRTEQGIVVKLPVTEAGAKAPIAHVFRIQ, from the coding sequence ATGAGCGAAAATAAATTGCCTGAAGATGAATTCGAATCGGTTGTGGAACAAGGAGTACACAATTACAGCAGCGAAGAACAATGGGTGAAACCCGAAGATCCGCTGCTGCTGGAGCGTCTGGAATGGTTCAAGGACCAAAAACTCGGCCTTATGATGCATTGGGGGCCGTATTCGCAGCTTGGCCTTGTTGAATCGTGGGCGCTGAGCGATGTGGATGAAGAATGGTCCCGCAATGAAATCGATTGGGATATCGATGCGGAAGAACTGAAACGTCAATATTTTGACTTGAACAAGACGTTCAACCCGCTTCGTTTTCAGCCCGAGCTTTGGGCGGATCTCGCCGCCGAGAACGGGTTTAAATATTTGAATTTCACGACCAAACATCATGACGGGTTCTGCATGTGGGATACGCGGACGACGGATTACCGCATCACCGGTCCGGACTGCCCGTTCCATACGCATAAATATGCCGATATCACCAAGCAGCTGTTTAATGCCTTCCGCGCCAAAGGCCTCGGCATTTCCGCCTATTTCTCCAAAGCCGACTGGCATACGCCTTATTATTGGGCGCCGGGCATGCGGCCGGGAACAACGACATCGCGTGGACCGACTTATGACCCGAAGGAATATCCTTGGCTGTGGGAACAATTCGTCCAATTTACCCATGAGCAGATCATGGAGCTGATGACGAATTACGGGCGGATCGACGTGTTATGGCTTGATGCCGGGTGGGTGAATGACTACCGCGACCAGAACATCAGACTGGGAGAGGTTGTTGACAAAGCCCGGAAAATCCAGCCTTGGCTGCTATCGGCGGACCGTACGGTCGGCGGTCCTTACGAGAACCTGATCACGCCTGAGCAGACGCTGCCTGAGCGCGCGCTTCATGTGCCGTGGGAGAGCTGCATCACGATGGGTTCGGCGTTTTCATTCCGCTATGAAGACAACTACAAATCGGTGCGTCAGCTGATCCACCTGCTCGTGGAAATCGTGGCCAAAGGCGGCAATCTGGCATTAAATGTCGGGCCTCAGCCGGACGGCAGAATATCCAAAACGGCCATCTCCCGCATTCAGGGGATGGGGGAATGGCTGAAGGTGCATGGCGAAGCGATTTACGGGACACGGATTTGCGAACCTTATTCGCTCGAGAACATCCAGTTTACGCAAAAAGACGGCAAAATTTATGCCTTCTACCTGTACAAGGATGAAAACGAATCCGTTCCGGAGGAAATTCTCCTGCCGCTGCATGCGGATTTCAGCCGCATCGATCTGGTTGGCGGCCGCAGCGAACTCGAATGCCGCCGGACGGAGCAGGGCATCGTGGTGAAGCTGCCGGTAACGGAAGCAGGGGCCAAGGCGCCAATTGCGCATGTGTTCCGGATTCAATAG
- a CDS encoding helix-turn-helix domain-containing protein, whose translation MRLNYFKSKLFLKYIWSYLFILLIPLVFMTIFIYKNAVTSLRTEIEQSRLAQLTQAKVVIDGRMKELSEIATRISYDKRLASYQVHDPISSRESIQALDQYKATSSIIGEIYLYFHKDDKIYSSKGLNNFDVFTNNLSFKTWDKEALYQDLNQSKYPAMRPADIVSNSSGLQETMLAYLIPITPNSPNPHGTVMYLIKESELTSLVDSILGNYQGQTYILDNEGHVLVDNRQGEALTSAESKSLFDNITPGIEDRTVNGQAHSIVSVKSQNNGWTYVTIMPSAQFFSSVLHVRSFMIMLFSIVVIVGAAIALVLARMQYQPISMLVEFAASKSGSSPDSSGAGNELERIRTALQEYSSRVDLQEPFARHHFLSMLLKYGSAQTLTPELRGAFDLDFNRSHYFVMVVGWDENEQNGVQEHQDMIDLLTQIEFPELAAHGYGVELSRMDQIGLIINFDLDGKSEEFDHKRLIAEAVRSNLLESFDIIPTIGVGTSYSSPDQLNQSYIEACSAYELRVSTDHGSVNYFDKLSDTSDHTFWIPNNNLMKLSQSLKQGSYDVAAQMIHSAFMNLHSSELSALFIRCICFDLLNTILKTASELGSHHKLMQEITPNMLYSSSLDELEGGLLKLASQICEQVERDNHKEEQSIIDRIVAYIDEHYMDNALSLESVAFEFGISPSHVSRSFKEKVGLNFIQYVWQKRVEEVKHQLKTTSDPLKDIILKVGYLDAPNFIRKFKKETGYTPGQYRKMFSQHGGAESDPDLDAE comes from the coding sequence TTGAGACTAAACTACTTTAAATCCAAGCTATTCTTGAAATATATCTGGTCCTACTTGTTCATTTTGTTAATTCCTTTGGTGTTCATGACGATTTTCATTTATAAAAACGCTGTCACGAGTCTTCGTACCGAAATTGAACAGTCGCGCCTTGCCCAATTAACGCAAGCCAAAGTGGTTATTGACGGCCGGATGAAGGAGCTGAGCGAAATTGCTACCCGCATCTCCTACGACAAGCGGCTGGCATCTTACCAAGTTCATGATCCGATCTCCAGCCGGGAGTCCATTCAAGCCTTGGACCAATACAAAGCAACCAGCTCGATTATCGGTGAAATTTATCTGTACTTTCATAAAGACGATAAAATTTACTCCAGCAAAGGCCTGAACAATTTCGATGTATTCACGAATAATCTCAGCTTTAAAACCTGGGATAAGGAAGCGCTTTACCAAGATTTGAATCAAAGCAAGTATCCGGCCATGCGTCCGGCCGATATCGTCAGCAACTCTTCCGGGCTGCAGGAAACGATGCTGGCTTATCTGATTCCGATCACACCCAACAGTCCCAACCCGCACGGAACGGTTATGTATTTGATCAAGGAATCCGAGCTTACAAGCCTTGTCGATTCGATTTTGGGCAATTACCAGGGCCAAACGTACATCCTTGATAACGAAGGGCATGTTCTGGTCGACAATCGCCAAGGGGAGGCCTTGACAAGCGCTGAAAGCAAATCGCTGTTCGACAATATTACGCCCGGGATCGAGGATCGTACCGTTAATGGACAAGCCCACTCGATCGTATCCGTCAAATCCCAAAACAATGGCTGGACCTATGTGACAATCATGCCAAGCGCCCAATTTTTCAGCAGCGTCCTGCATGTCCGCAGCTTCATGATCATGCTCTTTTCTATCGTCGTCATTGTTGGCGCGGCGATCGCGCTTGTTCTGGCCAGAATGCAATATCAGCCTATTTCGATGCTTGTCGAGTTTGCCGCATCCAAATCGGGTTCATCTCCTGATAGTTCCGGCGCCGGCAATGAGCTTGAACGCATTCGAACCGCGCTCCAGGAATACAGCTCGCGGGTTGACCTGCAGGAGCCGTTTGCCCGTCATCATTTTCTATCCATGCTGCTCAAATACGGCAGCGCCCAGACCCTTACACCCGAGCTGCGCGGGGCTTTCGATCTGGATTTCAACCGTTCCCATTACTTCGTGATGGTCGTCGGATGGGATGAAAATGAGCAAAACGGCGTACAGGAGCATCAGGATATGATTGATCTGCTCACCCAGATTGAATTTCCGGAGCTGGCCGCCCATGGATACGGTGTCGAACTGTCAAGAATGGATCAGATCGGGCTCATCATCAACTTCGATCTTGACGGCAAATCCGAAGAGTTTGATCATAAACGGCTGATTGCCGAAGCCGTCCGCAGCAATTTACTTGAAAGCTTCGATATCATTCCAACGATCGGAGTCGGAACTTCCTATTCCAGTCCGGACCAGTTGAACCAGTCCTATATTGAAGCGTGTTCGGCATACGAGCTTCGGGTATCTACCGATCACGGCTCCGTCAACTATTTCGATAAGCTGTCCGATACTTCTGATCATACGTTTTGGATTCCGAACAATAATTTGATGAAGTTATCCCAAAGCTTGAAGCAAGGCAGCTATGATGTTGCGGCACAGATGATTCATTCCGCTTTCATGAACTTGCATTCATCCGAGCTATCGGCATTATTCATCCGCTGCATCTGCTTCGATCTGCTGAATACGATCTTAAAAACCGCTTCCGAACTGGGCAGTCATCACAAGCTGATGCAGGAAATCACGCCTAATATGTTGTACAGCAGCTCTTTGGACGAGCTTGAAGGCGGCCTGCTCAAGCTGGCTTCCCAAATCTGCGAGCAGGTAGAGCGGGATAACCACAAGGAAGAGCAGTCCATCATCGACCGAATCGTTGCTTATATCGATGAGCATTATATGGACAATGCTTTAAGCCTTGAGTCCGTAGCCTTTGAATTCGGCATCTCGCCTTCGCATGTCAGCCGCTCATTCAAGGAGAAGGTCGGGCTTAACTTCATCCAATACGTGTGGCAAAAAAGAGTGGAGGAAGTCAAACATCAGCTCAAAACAACCAGCGATCCATTAAAGGACATTATCCTGAAAGTCGGTTATCTGGATGCGCCGAACTTCATCCGCAAGTTTAAAAAAGAAACAGGTTATACGCCTGGACAATACCGCAAAATGTTCTCGCAGCATGGCGGGGCCGAATCCGATCCGGATTTGGATGCCGAATAA
- a CDS encoding extracellular solute-binding protein, giving the protein MKKLRKASSIILCLTLSATLLAACGSSKDGGSSSEAEGVKKDGFPIVEKPLTLTLMSQDAGVADWNKMPVLQEMEKLTGIKFNYQLSPIDSFATKKNLVFASGDLPDVFYGADIKPAEQVTYGTQGVLIPLEKYIDEGYAPNIKKIFDEHPDIRKSFTTPDGHIYALPNIDLSAVWYRSPMWYNGKFLKALNIKELPKTTEELYTYLKRVKEEDPNGNGKKDEIPLTSVKLDDLRMYFLGFWGIYDEVVYADKDGKVHYTPQEEGYKGYLTFMNRLWKEDLLDHETFSQTPEQKKAKGQNNQIAVFNDYYPYFTLGGEPSEDNPLMTPVKSEVEGSPVYGKHPGISANGTFAITSKNPAPEATMRWIDYQYGYDGATLFAQGPEGLLWKYKNKDTHEKEWLPVPGGKDREEFRGTVTPNYGILTPGMNSSDLTNGLKSDFDKWIDKENADKLVPIGKAPFPNVYLTNEEQSEATSLLSDLNTYVQQMEAKFVTGQEPLSNWDKYVAQIKKMGGDRIVELYQGAYDRWNTGK; this is encoded by the coding sequence ATGAAAAAACTTCGCAAGGCATCATCCATTATTCTTTGTCTCACTTTGTCTGCTACACTGCTCGCGGCATGCGGCTCGTCCAAGGATGGAGGTTCATCTTCCGAGGCGGAAGGCGTTAAAAAGGACGGTTTTCCAATCGTTGAGAAACCGCTTACGCTTACATTGATGTCCCAGGATGCAGGGGTTGCGGATTGGAATAAAATGCCTGTCCTTCAGGAGATGGAAAAGCTGACTGGAATTAAATTCAACTACCAGCTTTCGCCGATTGACAGTTTTGCCACCAAGAAAAATCTCGTGTTTGCCAGCGGCGATTTGCCTGACGTATTTTACGGCGCGGATATTAAGCCGGCGGAGCAGGTGACATACGGCACGCAAGGCGTACTGATTCCTTTGGAGAAATATATCGACGAAGGTTATGCGCCTAACATCAAAAAGATTTTTGACGAACATCCGGACATTCGCAAGTCGTTTACGACGCCTGACGGACATATCTATGCGCTTCCGAATATCGATTTGTCCGCCGTATGGTACCGCAGCCCAATGTGGTATAACGGCAAATTCTTGAAAGCCCTTAATATTAAGGAGCTGCCAAAAACGACGGAAGAACTGTACACCTATCTCAAGCGCGTAAAAGAAGAAGACCCGAACGGCAACGGCAAAAAAGACGAAATTCCGTTGACTTCCGTGAAGCTGGACGATCTGCGCATGTACTTCCTGGGCTTCTGGGGCATTTATGATGAAGTCGTTTATGCCGACAAGGACGGCAAGGTCCATTACACTCCTCAAGAGGAAGGCTATAAAGGTTACCTGACGTTTATGAACCGTCTGTGGAAGGAAGATCTGCTGGATCACGAGACGTTCTCCCAAACGCCTGAACAAAAGAAAGCGAAGGGGCAAAACAACCAGATCGCAGTGTTTAACGACTACTATCCTTACTTTACGCTCGGCGGAGAGCCTAGTGAAGACAACCCGCTGATGACGCCGGTGAAGAGCGAAGTCGAAGGTTCTCCGGTATATGGTAAACATCCGGGCATTTCCGCCAACGGTACCTTTGCCATAACCAGCAAAAACCCTGCTCCGGAAGCAACCATGCGTTGGATTGATTACCAATACGGTTATGACGGCGCAACGCTGTTTGCCCAAGGACCTGAAGGTCTTCTGTGGAAATATAAGAATAAAGACACTCATGAAAAAGAATGGCTGCCTGTTCCGGGAGGAAAAGACCGCGAGGAATTCCGCGGCACAGTCACGCCTAACTACGGTATCCTGACGCCTGGCATGAACTCCAGCGATCTTACCAATGGGCTGAAAAGCGACTTTGACAAGTGGATCGACAAGGAAAATGCCGATAAGCTTGTTCCGATCGGCAAGGCACCGTTCCCTAACGTATATCTAACCAACGAGGAACAAAGCGAAGCTACCTCCTTGTTGTCTGACCTGAATACGTACGTGCAGCAAATGGAAGCCAAATTCGTGACCGGGCAAGAGCCGCTGTCCAATTGGGACAAGTACGTGGCACAAATCAAAAAAATGGGCGGAGACCGTATCGTCGAATTGTATCAAGGCGCGTACGACCGCTGGAACACTGGGAAATAA
- a CDS encoding carbohydrate ABC transporter permease yields MLAGVKETKRDKVFLICNYIYVFLAFLIVFYPLVYMISASISDPKYVASGEMWLWPKGITFDGYKRVFENSSIWIGYGNTILYTVVGTTINLLVTLPAAYALSRKDFVGRNFFMGMFMVTMFFGGGLVPTYLLVKQLGMINTMWAIVIPSAASIWNIIVSRTFFQSSIPKELQEAAQIDGCTNMRLFIKIILPLSMPIIAVMALFYGVGNWNSYFSALIYLNDSAKYPLQLVLRQILVLQEMAAQGGGAIDASTAAAMNSKAEIAALVKYAVIIVATIPVIVIYPFLQRYFVQGVMIGSVKG; encoded by the coding sequence ATGCTTGCAGGTGTAAAAGAAACCAAACGCGACAAAGTGTTTTTGATTTGCAACTACATTTATGTATTCCTTGCTTTTTTGATCGTGTTCTATCCTTTGGTCTATATGATCAGCGCGTCGATCAGCGATCCGAAATATGTCGCTTCCGGCGAGATGTGGTTATGGCCGAAAGGAATTACTTTTGACGGTTACAAACGGGTGTTTGAGAATTCGAGCATTTGGATCGGTTATGGGAATACGATTCTGTATACGGTCGTCGGAACGACGATCAACCTGCTGGTCACATTGCCGGCTGCGTATGCCTTAAGCCGCAAGGATTTTGTAGGACGGAATTTCTTTATGGGCATGTTTATGGTCACCATGTTTTTTGGCGGCGGCCTGGTACCGACGTATTTGCTCGTTAAACAGCTGGGCATGATCAATACGATGTGGGCGATCGTCATTCCGTCGGCGGCATCGATTTGGAACATCATCGTCTCCCGCACGTTCTTCCAGAGCTCCATTCCAAAAGAACTGCAGGAAGCTGCGCAAATCGACGGATGTACGAATATGAGACTGTTTATTAAAATTATCCTGCCGTTATCGATGCCGATTATCGCGGTAATGGCTTTGTTCTACGGTGTAGGCAACTGGAACAGCTATTTCTCGGCATTGATTTACTTGAATGATTCCGCAAAATATCCGCTTCAGCTGGTATTGCGACAAATTTTGGTACTGCAGGAAATGGCCGCGCAAGGCGGCGGTGCGATCGATGCTTCCACTGCGGCAGCCATGAACAGCAAGGCGGAAATCGCGGCGCTGGTCAAATATGCGGTCATCATTGTGGCTACCATTCCAGTTATTGTTATTTATCCTTTCCTGCAGCGTTATTTCGTTCAAGGTGTTATGATTGGTTCCGTAAAGGGCTGA
- a CDS encoding ABC transporter permease, with protein sequence MQDTKAAVSGEVMLKPGKHGKGVWKRIIQNWELYIFIAPAFLYFLIFSYGPMYGIQIAFKNFIPTKGITGSPWVGFDHFERFFHSYYFWDLLWNTLSISLYELAIGFPIPIILALAFNEVRNGFFKKLAQTVTYAPHFISVVVMAGMIISFLSPSTGIVIHIIEGLGFQAPEFLTDPRWFKTIYVLSGVWQSAGWGTIIYLAALSGVDPGLHEAAIIDGASRFQRIRHINIPTIIPTMTILLILNMGSLLGVGFEKILLLQNPLNMVSSDVISTFVYRSGLVDAQYSFSTAIGLFNSVINCVMLVVVNQIVRRTSENSLW encoded by the coding sequence ATGCAGGATACTAAAGCTGCTGTTTCAGGCGAGGTTATGTTGAAGCCTGGCAAGCACGGCAAGGGCGTTTGGAAGAGAATCATACAGAACTGGGAATTGTACATCTTTATTGCGCCCGCATTTCTCTACTTCCTTATTTTCTCTTACGGGCCGATGTACGGCATTCAAATCGCGTTTAAAAACTTTATCCCGACCAAAGGAATCACGGGTAGCCCGTGGGTTGGATTCGATCATTTTGAACGCTTCTTTCATTCGTATTACTTTTGGGATTTGCTCTGGAACACGCTGAGCATTAGTTTGTACGAACTGGCCATCGGATTTCCGATTCCGATTATTTTGGCGCTTGCTTTCAATGAAGTCAGAAACGGTTTCTTTAAAAAGCTGGCCCAAACGGTTACCTATGCGCCTCACTTTATCTCCGTCGTGGTTATGGCCGGGATGATTATTTCCTTCCTGTCCCCATCCACAGGGATCGTCATTCATATCATCGAAGGGTTAGGCTTTCAAGCCCCTGAATTTCTGACAGATCCAAGGTGGTTTAAAACAATTTACGTTTTATCGGGAGTGTGGCAAAGCGCAGGTTGGGGGACGATCATTTATTTGGCAGCGCTTTCGGGCGTAGACCCGGGTCTTCACGAAGCGGCGATTATTGACGGGGCTTCGCGATTCCAGCGCATTCGTCATATCAACATTCCAACGATCATACCAACGATGACCATTTTGCTTATTTTGAACATGGGAAGTTTGCTTGGGGTAGGATTTGAGAAAATCTTGCTGCTGCAAAATCCGCTGAACATGGTATCTTCGGACGTTATTTCCACTTTCGTGTACCGCTCCGGGCTCGTGGATGCACAGTACAGCTTCTCGACGGCGATCGGTTTGTTTAACTCCGTGATCAACTGCGTGATGCTGGTTGTTGTGAACCAGATTGTACGCCGGACGAGCGAAAATAGTTTGTGGTAA
- a CDS encoding GNAT family N-acetyltransferase, whose translation MHITNIQRGQADAFWKLRLEALKNHPEAFGSSYEEQVHTPVSEVESRINEEPDNYILGAFTEAGELVGMAGFRREQGMKVRHKGMVWGVYVSSKHRGQGIAKMLMQEILRRGKEIEGLRLIQLTVVTANTAAAALYKGLGFVSYGLEKEALMVQGQTYDEEMMSYFLG comes from the coding sequence ATGCATATTACGAATATACAGCGCGGGCAAGCGGATGCATTTTGGAAGCTGCGGCTAGAAGCGTTGAAGAATCATCCCGAGGCTTTTGGATCCTCTTATGAGGAACAGGTACATACGCCGGTGAGCGAAGTCGAATCGAGAATAAACGAAGAACCTGACAATTATATTTTGGGCGCTTTTACGGAAGCAGGCGAGCTGGTTGGCATGGCCGGATTTCGGAGAGAGCAGGGGATGAAAGTCAGACATAAAGGGATGGTGTGGGGAGTATACGTATCTTCCAAGCATCGCGGCCAAGGAATTGCCAAAATGCTTATGCAGGAAATACTGCGCCGGGGCAAAGAAATCGAAGGCCTAAGGTTGATCCAGCTGACGGTGGTTACGGCCAATACGGCTGCGGCGGCATTGTATAAAGGACTGGGGTTTGTCAGTTATGGCCTGGAGAAAGAGGCTCTAATGGTGCAGGGGCAGACTTATGACGAAGAAATGATGTCTTATTTTTTGGGCTGA
- a CDS encoding zinc dependent phospholipase C family protein, whose product MPWPMVHFAVAQKLSFSDPSPAFLLGSISPDAIHAREHVTRQDKGVTHFVREERFPSIETLQNACIEYLDKDRNAEWKEFILGYFAHIYTDIRWTETLYVDFEQQYSGDPAETRKTYHREVSQLEFDLLKHTAWAKDALIKLRQAHAFALDPFLTWDEVGRYRDSKIKWLQDNRNEPGIQNSYFQEEKAKHFIENTANELKELFQAWRIDTKGE is encoded by the coding sequence ATGCCTTGGCCAATGGTTCATTTTGCTGTCGCTCAAAAGTTGTCATTTTCCGATCCTTCACCCGCTTTTCTGCTTGGCAGCATTTCGCCGGATGCGATTCATGCGAGAGAGCATGTCACCAGACAAGATAAGGGTGTCACCCACTTTGTCCGGGAAGAACGATTTCCAAGCATTGAAACGCTTCAGAATGCCTGCATCGAATATTTGGATAAAGATCGGAATGCAGAATGGAAAGAGTTTATTCTAGGGTATTTCGCGCATATTTATACCGATATCCGGTGGACTGAGACATTATATGTAGATTTTGAGCAGCAGTATAGCGGAGACCCGGCAGAGACAAGAAAAACATATCACCGGGAAGTCAGCCAGCTTGAATTCGATTTATTAAAACATACAGCTTGGGCCAAGGATGCGCTTATCAAATTGCGGCAGGCACATGCGTTTGCGCTTGATCCGTTTCTTACATGGGATGAGGTCGGCAGGTACAGAGACAGCAAAATTAAGTGGTTGCAAGATAACCGTAATGAACCCGGCATTCAGAATAGCTACTTTCAGGAGGAAAAAGCGAAACATTTTATCGAAAATACAGCCAACGAATTAAAAGAGCTATTTCAGGCATGGAGAATCGATACGAAAGGGGAATGA